A stretch of the Sulfuritortus calidifontis genome encodes the following:
- a CDS encoding helix-turn-helix domain-containing protein, producing the protein MRTLTIHIEPDTEAALEHAGRQFADAWQSGEYAGEHLSFESPAALFRLLTPARWGVLETLQQAGHCGLRELARLLERDASAVHRDIAALIERGIVEKDEEGKLFVPFGRIHAEIDLMPKAA; encoded by the coding sequence ATGAGGACACTGACCATCCACATCGAGCCGGATACCGAGGCCGCGCTCGAACACGCCGGCCGCCAATTCGCCGATGCCTGGCAATCCGGCGAATACGCTGGCGAGCACCTCAGCTTCGAATCGCCGGCCGCCCTGTTCCGTCTGCTTACCCCCGCCCGCTGGGGCGTGCTGGAGACCCTGCAACAGGCCGGGCACTGCGGCTTGAGAGAACTCGCCCGCCTGCTGGAACGCGATGCCAGCGCGGTGCATCGGGATATCGCCGCGCTAATCGAACGGGGGATCGTCGAGAAAGACGAAGAGGGCAAGCTGTTCGTGCCGTTCGGGCGAATTCACGCCGAAATCGACCTGATGCCCAAGGCGGCGTAA
- a CDS encoding toxin-antitoxin system TumE family protein, giving the protein MKARLIYRFEQDYDDGAMVRMVIWDVSAPVPPSEHRFKYRLVYIAHGKRVIGFDNERGKGDHRHDGNKESPYAFADVPTLIRDFIQAVKSHRRKA; this is encoded by the coding sequence ATGAAGGCCCGGCTGATCTACCGCTTTGAGCAGGATTACGACGATGGCGCGATGGTCCGCATGGTGATCTGGGATGTATCGGCCCCGGTACCGCCATCCGAGCATCGCTTCAAATACCGCCTCGTCTACATCGCCCACGGCAAACGGGTTATCGGTTTCGACAACGAGCGCGGCAAAGGCGACCACCGGCACGACGGCAACAAGGAATCGCCCTATGCATTTGCCGACGTGCCGACGCTGATCCGGGATTTCATCCAGGCCGTGAAGTCGCACAGGAGGAAAGCATGA